Proteins encoded in a region of the Phacochoerus africanus isolate WHEZ1 chromosome 8, ROS_Pafr_v1, whole genome shotgun sequence genome:
- the HMGB4 gene encoding high mobility group protein B4, with translation MNMGKEIQLKPKANVSSYIHFLLNYRNKFKEQQPNTYLGFKEFSRKCSEKWRSISKHEKAKYEALAKLDKARYQEEMMNYVGGKRKRRKRDPQAPRRPPSSFLLFCQDNYAQLKRENPNWSVAQVAKASARMWSTTTDVDKQPYEQRAALLRAKYHEELSIYQKQFNGSKKSLQGAAAMQGKGLGQTESDTADGSNQK, from the coding sequence atgaacatgggaaaagaaatccAGCTGAAGCCCAAGGCAAATGTCTCTTCTTACATCCACTTTTTGCTGAATTACAGAAACAAGTTCAAGGAACAGCAGCCAAACACTTACCTTGGCTTTAAAGAGTTCTCTAGAAAGTGTTCGGAAAAATGGAGGTCCATCTCAAAGCACGAAAAGGCCAAATATGAAGCCTTGGCCAAGCTCGACAAAGCCCGATACCAGGAGGAGATGATGAATTACGTGGgcgggaagaggaaaaggagaaagcgGGACCCCCAGGCACCCAGGCGGCCTCCATCATCCTTCCTGCTCTTCTGCCAAGACAACTATGCCCAGCTCAAGAGGGAGAACCCAAACTGGTCGGTAGCGCAGGTGGCAAAGGCCTCAGCGAGGATGTGGTCTACGACGACAGACGTCGACAAGCAGCCCTATGAACAAAGGGCAGCTCTTCTGAGAGCCAAGTACCACGAGGAGCTAAGCATCTACCAAAAACAATTCAACGGCAGCAAGAAGAGCCTCCAAGGGGCGGCTGCGATGCAGGGCAAAGGGTTGGGACAAACTGAGTCAGACACAGCTGATGGCTCCAATCAGAAATAA